A stretch of the Cheilinus undulatus linkage group 11, ASM1832078v1, whole genome shotgun sequence genome encodes the following:
- the her9 gene encoding hairy-related 9 isoform X1, producing the protein MPADTMEKQTASPIAGAPANGSHTPDKPKNASEHRKSSKPIMEKRRRARINESLSQLKTLILDALKKDSSRHSKLEKADILEMTVKHLRNLQRVQMSAALSADATVLSKYRAGFSECMNEVTRFLSTSEGVNTEVRSRLLNHLSSCMSQMMSMNYPQQTASQQAHLAQPLHVQLPSTLPINGPAMGSKLSPAEAVSPKVFGGFQLVPATDGQFAFLIPNPAFASATAPVIPLYANAGVPVAVNASPVHGSSAPTAASPVHGMTSFSGGSQAVSPVGVSSGSESNEPVWRPW; encoded by the exons ATGCCCGCTGACACTATGGAAAAGCAGACGGCATCACCAATCGCCGGTGCGCCTGCAAATGGATCACATACACCGGACAAACCGAAAAATGCCAGCGAGCATAGAAAG tcatCCAAGCCGATCATGGAAAAACGCAGAAGAGCAAGAATTAACGAAAGCCTCAGTCAGCTCAAGACTCTGATCTTGGACGCACTCAAAAAAGAT AGCTCCAGACACTCCAAGTTGGAGAAAGCAGACATCCTGGAGATGACCGTGAAGCACTTGAGGAACCTGCAGCGTGTCCAGATGAGCG CAGCGCTCTCTGCAGACGCCACCGTCCTGAGCAAATACAGAGCTGGATTCAGTGAGTGCATGAACGAGGTGACCCGCTTCCTGTCCACCTCAGAAGGGGTGAACACGGAGGTGAGATCCAGGCTCCTCAACCACCTGTCCAGCTGCATGAGCCAGATGATGTCCATGAACTACCCGCAGCAGACCGCATCCCAGCAGGCGCATCTCGCTCAGCCCCTCCACGTGCAGCTGCCATCCACCCTGCCCATCAACGGCCCCGCTATGGGCTCCAAACTCAGCCCAGCAGAGGCCGTGTCCCCTAAGGTCTTCGGTGGCTTCCAGCTGGTGCCTGCAACAGATGGACAGTTCGCTTTCCTCATCCCAAACCCGGCCTTTGCCTCCGCCACAGCACCTGTTATCCCCCTTTACGCAAATGCAGGAGTGCCTGTTGCTGTGAACGCCAGTCCGGTGCATGGCAGCTCCGCACCCACTGCAGCGTCTCCAGTCCACGGCATGACGTCCTTCTCGGGGGGATCCCAGGCGGTCAGCCCGGTGGGGGTCAGCAGCGGATCAGAGAGCAACGAGCCTGTGTGGAGGCCCTGGTAG
- the her9 gene encoding hairy-related 9 isoform X2, translating into MPADTMEKQTASPIAGAPANGSHTPDKPKNASEHRKSSKPIMEKRRRARINESLSQLKTLILDALKKDSSRHSKLEKADILEMTVKHLRNLQRVQMSALSADATVLSKYRAGFSECMNEVTRFLSTSEGVNTEVRSRLLNHLSSCMSQMMSMNYPQQTASQQAHLAQPLHVQLPSTLPINGPAMGSKLSPAEAVSPKVFGGFQLVPATDGQFAFLIPNPAFASATAPVIPLYANAGVPVAVNASPVHGSSAPTAASPVHGMTSFSGGSQAVSPVGVSSGSESNEPVWRPW; encoded by the exons ATGCCCGCTGACACTATGGAAAAGCAGACGGCATCACCAATCGCCGGTGCGCCTGCAAATGGATCACATACACCGGACAAACCGAAAAATGCCAGCGAGCATAGAAAG tcatCCAAGCCGATCATGGAAAAACGCAGAAGAGCAAGAATTAACGAAAGCCTCAGTCAGCTCAAGACTCTGATCTTGGACGCACTCAAAAAAGAT AGCTCCAGACACTCCAAGTTGGAGAAAGCAGACATCCTGGAGATGACCGTGAAGCACTTGAGGAACCTGCAGCGTGTCCAGATGAGCG CGCTCTCTGCAGACGCCACCGTCCTGAGCAAATACAGAGCTGGATTCAGTGAGTGCATGAACGAGGTGACCCGCTTCCTGTCCACCTCAGAAGGGGTGAACACGGAGGTGAGATCCAGGCTCCTCAACCACCTGTCCAGCTGCATGAGCCAGATGATGTCCATGAACTACCCGCAGCAGACCGCATCCCAGCAGGCGCATCTCGCTCAGCCCCTCCACGTGCAGCTGCCATCCACCCTGCCCATCAACGGCCCCGCTATGGGCTCCAAACTCAGCCCAGCAGAGGCCGTGTCCCCTAAGGTCTTCGGTGGCTTCCAGCTGGTGCCTGCAACAGATGGACAGTTCGCTTTCCTCATCCCAAACCCGGCCTTTGCCTCCGCCACAGCACCTGTTATCCCCCTTTACGCAAATGCAGGAGTGCCTGTTGCTGTGAACGCCAGTCCGGTGCATGGCAGCTCCGCACCCACTGCAGCGTCTCCAGTCCACGGCATGACGTCCTTCTCGGGGGGATCCCAGGCGGTCAGCCCGGTGGGGGTCAGCAGCGGATCAGAGAGCAACGAGCCTGTGTGGAGGCCCTGGTAG